In Phyllopteryx taeniolatus isolate TA_2022b chromosome 22, UOR_Ptae_1.2, whole genome shotgun sequence, the DNA window TCCTGGTCTTTCAGCTtgcctcgtccatccagccagtCGTTATGCTGGCCGTCCTCGCACTTTGCTCCACTGACATACGCTCCACAGTCTTTGCAAACCTCTTAAACGTTTGCCTCCCCTATCACCTGCAGCTGCGGACTCTCTTTAAGAAGGTACATAGAATACAATCATCCTtggtgcatgaactgatgaagcctgctcggacgAAAGGCAAAACTTTCATTGATCACTGCTATTGTCACCAACACATTTGTGATTCTTAGCTGGATACTTATGAGAGAACCTTtttccacaaactgagcaggaaaaaggtttctctccagtgtgtgttcttgaaTGTGCTGTCAAATATCCCTTTCGAGAAAATCTTTGACCAcagactgagcaggcaaaaggtttctcaccggtgtgtgttctcatgtgacTGTTTAAGGTTCcgttctgagagaatctttgaccacaaactgagcaggaaaaaggtttttctccagtgtgtgttcttgtgtgtattgttaagTTTCTCTTCTCAgggaatctttgaccacaaactaagcaggcaaaaggtttctcaccagtgtgggttcttgtgtgttttcttaagtTTCCCtgatcagagaatctttgaccacaaactgagcacccaaaaggtttctcacctgtGTGGGTTCTtctgtgtctttttaagctttgtttttcagggaatctttgcccacaaactgagcaagaaaaaggtttctccccagtgtgtgttcttgagtGTTTTGTCAAATATCCCtttcgagagaatctttgaccacaaactgagcaggcaaaaggtttctcaccagaatgtgttcttgtgtgatttTTTAAGGTCCCATTCTGAGAGaaactttgaccacaaactgagcaggcaaaaggtttctccccagtgtgtgttcttgagtGTCTTGTCAAATATCCCttttgagagaatctttgaccacaaattgagcaggcaaaatctttctctccggtgtgtattttcatgtgttgttTGAAATTGCTCTTTGAAACAAACGTTTTCCTACATTGGGAACATTTCCAGGGTTTGTTGGCAGTGTGACATGTGATATCATCTTCCAACTGTTCAtcttcattatcatcattagtGTGAGGAGAGTGTGACGTCGTGTCATCACGACCTGATAGTGGATCTAAGAGTCTGTCTGCTtctgatcctccacagtggtctccatcaccttttgttttcatgtgttgacttgagcggctgcttggaggctccgcccctctgccctcctcactttgaccttcatcttcactctttaaagggacaccagtcgatggaaTCTTGATGATTTCCTCCAGcccttcctctttaatgtctaggaactcttcctcctcctctttgatgtgttgaacctctttgtcctcctcttcctctttaatgtgaggggacATCGACTGCTGCCGCTCTAGATGAAGATTTTcactgatgtctgcaagacaaaagaagacaaacgcaCATGGGTCAAATCTCATTTGTTTACAATATTTACAACATCTCAGTCCTCGATCCTGTTTACACATTAGCGCCTTCAACTAGAGATCCCATCGAGGAGACGACGAGGACAACAGAGGACTGCTTAGCTCGCTGGCTCATTACTTCGTTGGCTAGGgaatgtaataaacagttaactatCCCTGAAGTGTCTCCGTTGTCTGGGCCTGCGTGTGTCGCACGGGGAGCAGCTGTGGTAAGTTGGACGGCCCTGGCGCTGGTTCGTCACTCCGTGTGCCCACTGCCGGTGTGGGGGGTTGGCTGTCGAGTTCGCCACTGCCTTGCTCCGTGCACCGtacgtgtacacacacagcaGAGACAAGGTagtccaaataacacaaaacacattacacttcagggagAATGTATTTTTGGGTTGTAGGCTAGCAAGCTGCACACTGTAGTAGTAGAAATGGGCTGTTACTATTACTAAGTAACTCACAATTGCGGCAGATAGCCACTGAATGACAGCGCCTGGTGCTTATATAGTGAGGGAGGACCAACTTAACAGTATGCAAGAAAGTCCAAGTGGGCTTGGTTTTAgccacagcaaaagaaaaaaataataaataaataaatggggaaTGAGGTTAAAGGACACTACATTAGTGTATTTTCGCCATTTTCCCGCTCCTTGAATCAAATATGTTCACTTCACTTTCACCTCCTTTTTCCCGCATGTATGATGTCAGCACATTTTCATCATGCACTCGCTTTGTTCAGCTTCACAATTAACTCTTTCCTGCCATTAACAGCGAGCTACTGAATATACCAATAAAGTCAAACTgtgagggctggcagtgaatgagttaaatcaGTGGATCCCCAAGGAAGAAACAAAATCCTTGCTCATTTGTTGTCCTTCAAGTCCTCGAAAAACTTGTACTCTTTGCAGCCCTGTATGGGATAACATAAAATTAATTGGGAATGGTAAAATGTCCATAAGAATGGGTGCCGTAGTGTGTGGTTCAGTTATTGGCCCAGGGATGAACCATATAAGGAGTTATGTCCCGATATTTGGAGTCACCAAAGACCTGCCCGTTGGCAACGTAATGTTCTACATGAATGCTATACTACAAATGTCAATAAGATGTCGCCAGAGTTGATACACAGAGGTTGAGTTTCCGCACATACAGTGAgaacggaaagtattcagactcccttaaatttttcactctgttatatagCAACCATTTTCCAAgatcattgaagttcattttttccctcattaaatgtacaaaaagaaCCCCATATTAacagggggaaaacatttttgaaatttttgcagattaaaaaagaaaaactgaaatatcacacagccataagtattcagaccctttgctcagtatttagtacaagcacccttttgagataatacagccatgagtctttttgggaatgatgcaacaggtttttcacacctggattttggtatcctctgccattcctccttgcgatctgcaaggaggaatggttcagttctgtcaggttggatggtgaaagttggtggacagccattttcaggtctctccagagatgctcaatagggtttaagtcagggccctggctgggccattcaagaacagtcacggagttgttctgaagccactccttcgttattttagctgtgtgcttagggtcaatgtcttgttggaaggtgaaccttcggcccagtctgaggtcctgaggactctggagaaggtttttgtctaggatatccctgtactttcGATTGACGCTTAGAtgtaaggccaaaaagttatatcttggtctcatcagaccagagaatcttaattctcaccatcttggagtccatctggtgttttttctttagcaaactccatgtggacTTTCAGGTCTTGCGCTGAGGAGAGGCTtgcgtcgggccactctgctataaagtcccgactggtggagggctgcagtgatggttgactttctagaactttctcccatctcccgactgcatctctggagctcagacacagtgatctttgggttctccGTTACATCTTTCACCAAGGCTCTACTCCCCCGATTGCCCAGTTCGGccagatggccagctctaggaagggttctggtcgtctcaaacgtcttccatttaaggatgatGAAGGCCTATGTGCTCTtaggtgaacttaaaatgctgtttttaaattgtttcatttattaagggggaaaaatggctctgtgtgaaaaagtaattaccaccctttttaaatcattaattaattgtggctaatcacaatttttgcttAATGTTCACTGATCACGCCCAaccctgattacctccagaccttttCAATTAAGAAATCACAAACacaatctgtcctgacaaaatcaactcagacaaaagatctaaaaaagctgcaacaaaatgacacgagccaaagaaattccagaataaTCGataaataaagtcattgacatctatcagtctggaaagtgtTACAAAAGCTAGTTCTGCAGCTTTAGATTCCAGCCATTATCTcgacatggagaaaacatgggacagtggtgaaccttcccaggagtggctggcctacaaagattacccccaAAAGAACagcgatgactcatccaggaggccacaaagaaacTCAGGACCACTTGTAAAGAACTGCATGCcttccttgcctcagttaaggtcggtgttcatgacacaaccataaggaagagactgggcaaaaatcgcatccatggcagagttccaaggtgaaaaccactgctgacaaaaactaacataaaggctcgtcttacttttgcaaaaaaaaaaaacatctgaatgattcccaagacttttgggagaacattatatggactgacgagatgaaaggtGAGCTTttgggaaggtgtgtgtctcgttacatccagcgtaaatgtagcaaaacatttcagaaaaagaacatcatacacTCTAAAAACAATTCCTGGGTAGTTTGTGCTGGGTCAAATTTCTGGATTCTTTTTCGGGTTATATGTCTACTATGTTAACCCAAAACCATCAAAATAGATTTCGCCGACCCGGTCGAGGCTGCACTTCAACCCACCGCTGCCGTTGAAGATTGGTGTCCCAGGTGTGAGAGAGCATGTACGCTCCCTCATCCCCATTGATGGTGTTGTTTCCACGCTTCCGTATTTCTATTGTTCCTTTTATCCATTGTTTGTATATTGGTTTCTGAGGTGATGCTCTTCTCATTTTCCCAGTCGGGAAATGGTAGAAAGTTCTaggaagtcaaccatcactgcagccctccaccagtcggggctttatggcagagtggcccgacggaaaactctcctcagtgaaacacatgaaagcccTCATGGAGtgtgctaaaaaacacctgaaggactctaagatggtgagaaataagattctctggtctgatgagaccaagatacaactttttggccttcattctaagcggcatgtgttgagaaaaccaggcactgctcatcacctgtccaatacagtcccaacagtgaagcatggcggtggcaccatcatgctgtgggggtgtttttcagctgcagggacaggacgactggttgcaatcgaaggaaagatgaatgcggccaagtacagggatatcctggacgaaaaccctCTCCAGAGTGCctaggacctcagactgggccgaaggtcaccttccaacaaga includes these proteins:
- the LOC133472154 gene encoding zinc finger protein OZF-like encodes the protein MCARRTAEYKEELCGPEEKKILSLDAAFNLQPRTVQGRADISENLHLERQQSMSPHIKEEEEDKEVQHIKEEEEEFLDIKEEGLEEIIKIPSTGVPLKSEDEGQSEEGRGAEPPSSRSSQHMKTKGDGDHCGGSEADRLLDPLSGRDDTTSHSPHTNDDNEDEQLEDDITCHTANKPWKCSQCRKTFVSKSNFKQHMKIHTGEKDFACSICGQRFSQKGYLTRHSRTHTGEKPFACSVCGQSFSQNGTLKNHTRTHSGEKPFACSVCGQRFSRKGYLTKHSRTHTGEKPFSCSVCGQRFPEKQSLKRHRRTHTGEKPFGCSVCGQRFSDQGNLRKHTRTHTGEKPFACLVCGQRFPEKRNLTIHTRTHTGEKPFSCSVCGQRFSQNGTLNSHMRTHTGEKPFACSVCGQRFSRKGYLTAHSRTHTGEKPFSCSVCGKRFSHKYPAKNHKCVGDNSSDQ